ataataataaaatttcagCTAACCTGGACTATTCCGATACAACGAGAACTAGCTCTGTTGAAATATCCATGTATACACTTCACCCCGGAATGAGaatatcaacctcgttcccagcgcttgTTGTCTCTTTTCTATAACTGGGATGGCGAGACGTTTGTATTGCAGTCCGATGTCAGAGAAGATGCAAGataccctggagacgaggttggtaTAAGATCAGTTCAGTTAAAAGTCACGAACACAAAAGATTCGACTCTCCACACTCGAAATTAAAGTCAAaccaaaataaaacaacatgGAATTTACTTCGGTCTCGTGTAAACGGCAtctaaaattatctttttatacaaaactgattTTGAAGAAAGCACTAGAGTCTTAGAAAACAAAAGCGTTAACTCGCTGAATAATTGATAATGGACTGTAGTTAATGTATCGACAATGTAAACAGGACCTTACATTATATATCTAATTAAATGAGACATAACAATCATTAcaatatcatttttaaaagtttataaaatacaCCATAATTAAATCCATTGTTTATTACTGTAACATTGGAGAATATACTCTTTAGTAGAAAAACAATACGAATATTGTACTGAATGATTTTAATACCTAAAGTTGGTTGTTATACAATAAATCTAAGTATGGAAATTATAGTATTCTTGGTAAACTTAGTTTGTAAAATACTATGTACtataatttatataattaaCATATTGAGATTTATTATTTTCGTTCTTTGAATTCTTATATTCTTTGAAAAAGTCACTAGATACGTAGTTTAGAAATCTGTACTTCTTTACCTCTGGTTTACTACCTGCCTAGCTGTTCTattatcatatttatttttgtttctttatattTGTGTGCTGATACACGGCACACTAGTTCCAGTCTAACTAAGACGACCACGCTACTAAATATCGCGTTATTATTGTCCTGTATGGGTTTTAGAGAATAGATAAGGTTATCTTCGTTTAAgcaaaacgaaataaaaaaataagccagtttttttataagagcaaACAAATTTAGAATGTGTTTTGAATATTCATTGGTCAAACAGCCGAAGAACTATATGGTCACTCGTTTTATAATAAAGAGCGCCTAAGATCACTGAGCCTAGGCGCACCTGAAAGTCTTTGCACTTATAAATGCCTAGGATAACTGAGCATTTTAATAAACATCTAATTACGTTTCAAATGTATGATTGTGTCATGTGTCTCGCAGTACTGTCACTTTTATTTTCAATGTGTTCCTGTTTAaacacaacctcgttcccagggctttttatttctcatcggcgctgcgcttattcATCGGCGTCTGATATGCAAAAAAAGCTAACAGAGGTCCTGTGATCGAGGTTAGTTTCAACAATTACTAGGGTTGTTGATTTGATTAAATTTGTACACCCTCTTCAGTTACTTGCTTTGTAAACACTTTGCGTACAACAGAATTAAATGATATTCAAACCTTCCATTTAAACAGTTTATTTCGTACTGATAAgtaaagtaacaaaaaaatcaaaagtattACAAATAAACGACTTTTCCTTCTAGATTGAATGTAACAGCTCTGACAACTATAAAACCATACAGATTATGctaaataagcctttttttactgcTACAATACAtaaaattgtaatatttttcaagGTTATTCTTCAAGCATGGAGCGTGTCTGCTGCTCAATGTCATCAAGAAGAAAGACAGCGATTTATCTGaaagtatttattttaatcacACTACTCTTGACGCCCTGCACCATTTTACTGATGCAGAGAGTTAACAACAACATGAATACAGCATATGATACTTCAGAGGACCTATCGCCACGTAGATTTCATTCCAGCGTTGACAAACTGTTCAAGAGGGTGGATAGAAGTGTGAATGAACTTTCCAAACGAATTGAGAGactgaaaaaacaaaagtacAAATATGGTAGCAGTGATAAAATTAGAGCTAAAATGGAGAGAAACTTAGATAAACCAATACAACAATTGGTCAAGTCAGAAAGAATAAAAGGAAAATTTGTTCAGAATGAGGTGTACGAAATAAGATGTTTAAAAACTGTCAAATTATTAATTCTTGTCTTATCCAAAGGGAGAAATAAACAGCGAAGAGAATATATACGTAAAACATGGGGAAGGTTTAGTCCTATAAAAACAGACCAGGGAAAAATCCAAATGAATTGGAAGTTACTCTTCATAGTGGGATCTGctacggaggagggtgttacaacattGGTTCATAACGAAGGACAACAAAAGCAAGATTTACTGCAATTCAATATTATGGAATTCCCTTTATTTCAAAGCTGGACAATAATGTCTGCTTTGGAATGGATTGACACGTGTTGTTTATATGAGTATGTCTTACTTATGCAAGACTCTATGTTTTTGAATACACCTGCTTTGTATAGTTTTATACACGATGCGAGTAAGCCAAGTAAATCTTTATACGCCGGTGTCATTGCTTTCGATAAAAAGGTACCCAGAGAAGGTCGATACTCTCTAAAGGTGAAGAATTATCCGAAAGATGTCTACCCTAGGCATGCAGATGGAGGAGCATTTATCATGTCTAGTGACGCAGTTAGTCAAACAGTGTCGAAATTTGGTTGGAGTAATACGTTACCGGACTCAGACGCTACGATAGGTCAATTTGTGTTGAAAGCTGGAATTGATGTGTGGTCACTGGACACACTGATAGCCAATGTAACGAAGGAACAATGTTTATACCGTTATAACACAATCTTGACGAAGCATAATGATGACGATGATTGTAAAAACTATTTATACAATCACGCATTAAAACAGATAGTTTCTCTATAAATCAGAGTGTTAGTACACTGTATCACTTTGTTATATCATTATATATTTAATAATTCTTTTAAGAgtagtaaaaacaacaaaactcaGTTTACCGGAGGCCTGGGTGAGTATTCAAAGTACTTAAAACGAGTCAGTTGGACGAAGTTTCAACCCAAAATAACGTTCAGATAGTTAAACGGGCAGTTTTAATCTTCCAGTATCTCAGCTAACGCGCTGTTTTCATAGCTATTAAAATATCGCTTCCCAACACTTACAAAAGAAGACCCAAGGAGCTATACATTCTCAAACTCCTTTTTTACGACATCCAGGTTCTTTGGGCCCTTCAATaaggaaaataaaatttgatgaaaaaaaCGTAGTCGCCCAGAATAAATTACGTAAAAATGGGTTTTCGTTAAAGAAAGTcggtaaaaaattgaataaattaGACACTGAATATTATTTTTCtcggagaaaaaaaaaataaaaggagaAGCAaccgtttttttattgttacaaaCTGTAAGGTTTTGGCTGGTGGTTCCATGGAAATctacatctctataataatagctgtcgtctgtctgtctctgcgcaagatggcacctcaagtagcgagacatacgaaatgcggtatatatAAAGGACGTGCACCCCGtatatttttccacgggttaacgactagtctctttaataatagccgtattccgtctgtttgtgtgtccgcgaaagctacGTCCAGTACGAAAACACGAAacgcgatatataaaggacgggcgaccccatgGAAATTCCACGGGCTAaggactagtctctttaataatagccgtcgtctgtctgtctgtgtgtccgcgaaagccgtgtcccgtaacagaaacacgaaatttttaaaatgtgcaccaacaccaaatgcgatatatttctgtccccTTTGTTgaaacgggttaatttaaaggacgggcgaccccgtggattttcccacggctaacgactagtctatattataataccgcATACGTCTGTCTTTCTGCCATGTAAAATGGTACCGAAAATAGCGAGAGGCACACAGTGCGGTTAAAAAAGAACGTGCGAACCCGTGGTTTTTTCCACAGGCCACTGATTGTAAGTACAGTTGACTCCCAATTTAAATCTCTATAATTCGAATATTTCTACAATTCGAACAGTTTTTTAGTCCCTTCAGCACGATTCTCTCCCTAATTCGAAGTTCAGTGTGTCAACAGAGCTTTGACAAATTGTCTTTCgaacgttattttttaaaacgttaATCTTTCTACGTTTTTTCACTTCTTGATTGAAAATGTCCAAGagacaagataaaaaaaaacattctgatAGCGAAGGCCTAACAGCAAAGCACTTGGTGATGCAACTTGTATTGTCGAAAGAGATCGTCTCTCCTAAGTAAAGCAATCAAATATTATattcaacagtttttttcaaacagTATCATAATATTGCACGCCAAGTTttgccatatatatatatttttaggtgCTATGGACAAAAATTGTGAGTATTATCAAGATGTGAAGTTTGAAAATAAAGAGTGCTTCAAATTTTGCAACAATGGTATAAAGTTGCGTCTGGTAATTTGTCTCCTTACTCAGCTAAGGCGCTTGCAGACAGCAACTTTTCCACTCAAAAATTAACTAACTGAGCTCTTTTACTTGCTTCATTTGAAGCAAACCTCCGTCCTTCACCGGGCCCAGCCTCGTCCCCCGAACTTGTTTAACTTTTTACATTTGGACGTCTGCGTCCAAATATAAAACGCCTAACATGTCCTGGGCACGAGGTTGCTCCTGGCCGTGGACCACAATGCTTTCATATATGTGGTCAAATAGAGTAGAAGACTGTAATTGTTTACTCACAACCAATCAGAATTGTAGATTTAGATTTACAGTTGACTCTCCCTAATTCAAGGCTATAAGTACCGAACAAGGTGCATGGCGGCGTTTCCCCAGTACGTAATAAGAAAATTGCCTATGAAACTAAACCTTCGCGAAAtcactttttttctttccaCAATATTTGTATCACACAATTCAAATAACTAGTGGGTGGCTCGTAGAGTTCTTTAGCAATGCGATGTCTTCTTCAACATAAATAAGATACTAGGTACGTCAGGAGTAACTTTACTATTCTAAAAACTATTGTAAAGTCTAGTTGCCTTTCAATCCGCCATGGAGGACCCCAGCTGTGGAATTCATTTTAGacccaaaaaattaaaatattaggaACATAGTACGCTTAAACCATCTGTCTAAGTCAGCAATTCGTAACAGTAATATTACCGTAAGCAAATAAAGAGTCAAAAGATTGGTGTTTGCATGTAAGAGTGTGTAGAAAATAGCTATTAGCTACTTAGGACgtcttatttatataaacataTACAGTTGAGGCTCTCTTATTCTACGCTGTTTCATTCGATAAGCTCTCGTTTTCGATCAAATTAAAAGTCACCGTCAAATTTTCTTAAGGAACTATTATAAACAAAGCTCCATTACTCGGCATTCTCTTATTTGATAAGCTCTCTTTTTCGATACAATTTTAAGGTCCTGAGAAGGAGTTTTGCTCCTTTATTCGATTTCTAGAGTGTAAAAGGGCCTTTATACGGTTTCGAATTTCGAACGAATTTCAGGCTTCGAATTTTCGTTCGTTCGATttctaaaagtttataaaacaagCGGGTGAGGCGATACAAACAGTTACAAAACATGGCGACTGTATCGGTTAAATCAacgaaacaaaaacataaagatGTCGGTTTGGAGagttagaaaaaggaaaaactaACAAGGAAGTTGGTTGATGTTTGATACTCCACAAAACACAATTTCTGCATGGAAAGTAAATAAATCCGAAATAGTCGAGGCATTTCAAAAAGGCAACTAAAGAGGCCAAAACTGACAAATTTGATCAAATTAATACAGCTATTCTTCAATTTTTCAAACGAATGCGGTCCGAGAATGTTTAACTCAATGATCAAGGAGAAGgctttattttttgcaaaggAACTTAGCATCAAAAATTTTCATGCCTTTGATGTATAGCTagggaaatgaaaaaaaaggtaGCTAAGTTTTCTAAAGTTACAAATAGTTATAAATTTTAGGTAATCgctcctttaaaattttcatatatttttcttCTGCAATAAATTCAAGGCGGCATTGAACTTTCATTTCCAAATCTTCGTTTTCGTTCACAGCTTTCTTAGCACTAACCACTGCTTTGCATCGGTTGTGAGTCGAAGCCTTCAGAAAAAAATGTATCGTCTTAGCAAACTTTCCTGATCGACCAAGAGGAAGGTGACCAACAACAACTGCCTTCCCTTTTCGATACACAGCTAGCATACTTGTCTGTAACATTATCTGGCATAATTATTTGCATTCCGCTCTCTAATTCGACATTTACCCCCCAAATAtcgaatacacctttacgataattcaatacacctttcccgaatttaaattatcgattacatcttcggcatgaaaacgaggcacttcttagtaaactttgtaaacattaaaaatacagctggtgagtgtgatacttttatgcgttgtgaatgatcttttattgtgtatttttctaAAGGATTGTAGGTTTTTCTTAACGAAACtacttttaatgtatttaaaaacatacttgtcttgtaaaagaagaatatgtatttgtgaTGCAATCAGAAAAGTCAGCAagaaatttatcataatttaatcTATCCAGGTATATCGACCTCTCGACCTGGTAACTTTTGTTGCGTACCGTTATGCAAAAGTTTTACTCTTAATAAACCCAGAGTTAAACAGGCATTGCAATGTCTTCATTTCCATCGGATCCAAGTTTGAGAAAACAATGGGTAAGTATCATTTCAAGATATCGTAGAAGGTGAGGTGTGATGTGTCCACAGTAAACAAGAACACAAAAGTATGCGAAGTCCACTTTGAAGTACACTGTGTAAAATTAGGTTTTGGTTGCGAACGGAAAACATTAATCAATGGCTCTGTGCCAAATATATTTACGTTTAAACAAATACaacacaaaaaaggaaaagtccGAAGAAAGAGCCCTTCCAGTAGTAGTCGAAACAGATTCTGAAAGCACATATGAAAGTTCTTTATCTGATTCTGCTGAGATCACTGAAGAACAacctggttttttcactcctgatTAATTAGAAACTATCAAAACTGagaattcaatgttaaaagaaaaactaattGATGATACTTTAAACGGACTTTACTGAACAGCTAGGtgtgtgtaatgttgatttaattTACATCAATCTTTTGGGATTAATACAGGATTTACACCAATAAACTCATAGGGTTGCGTTTTATTTGAAGTATTTGATATATTACTATTAGTAACAACCTTGATGTTATGTTCTAATGGTAGTAGTTGGTGTGACAATGTAGATCCTTCAAGAAAGTTCGCATGTTTAATTTCGCATgtttaatattgttttttctttttagtgtaCTGTTAATACAATGAGTAAAACCAACCCGTTTGTCAACCATAAGCATATCTTCTTGCAGTTTTAATATTCTTGGATTTATGTTACACAAACTATCATTAGTTCTAGGATCATATAACGTTAGATGGATACCTTTTTGTCAGCATTACTTTTTACAGGGCTGACCATAACtaagtctttaaaaaaattctgtttttacttggagcaaatgtagttgttgatgtGAAAATGCTATCAGCAGATATGTATAGTTCATCCCTAAACTTTCTGCCACTCTCCAAAGTCTTAATAATTGCCACACCGTGCTGTTTACCACTATTTTGTCGAtgcatttcaatttcttttatcgtGAACGGTGGCATTCCCTCCATGTTTTCCCTCACGCTTTTTCTTGAGTTTCATCGAAGACTAAATCTATATTTTCCTCAattattttaagcaaaatatCTCTCATAGTATTGTCTTCCTCCATGTTTATATGAACGCGAATAATGTTTACCAATAtttgcctcgttttcatgcacgcaatattttataaaatataaattcgggaaaggtgtattgtacATGCATTCATacagctctccatcgttttacaatatcggaaaaaaggaggtaaaaaacgTGGATTTAGAAGAGTTTGTTAGAAATAAAAGCgtttttctccagttttttaatttcctttgtatcaatttttttttaattttcagaaaagatacaacttATATATACTTTTCATTAAAGAAAAAACGCGGCAAAAAATTTATCACGATAGAACGTGTTTTtttccttaataaactcttataaaagtgt
This is a stretch of genomic DNA from Hydractinia symbiolongicarpus strain clone_291-10 chromosome 9, HSymV2.1, whole genome shotgun sequence. It encodes these proteins:
- the LOC130656751 gene encoding lactosylceramide 1,3-N-acetyl-beta-D-glucosaminyltransferase A-like; its protein translation is MILIPKVGCYTINLSYSSSMERVCCSMSSRRKTAIYLKVFILITLLLTPCTILLMQRVNNNMNTAYDTSEDLSPRRFHSSVDKLFKRVDRSVNELSKRIERLKKQKYKYGSSDKIRAKMERNLDKPIQQLVKSERIKGKFVQNEVYEIRCLKTVKLLILVLSKGRNKQRREYIRKTWGRFSPIKTDQGKIQMNWKLLFIVGSATEEGVTTLVHNEGQQKQDLLQFNIMEFPLFQSWTIMSALEWIDTCCLYEYVLLMQDSMFLNTPALYSFIHDASKPSKSLYAGVIAFDKKVPREGRYSLKVKNYPKDVYPRHADGGAFIMSSDAVSQTVSKFGWSNTLPDSDATIGQFVLKAGIDVWSLDTLIANVTKEQCLYRYNTILTKHNDDDDCKNYLYNHALKQIVSL